Within Aspergillus oryzae RIB40 DNA, chromosome 2, the genomic segment CAGATGCATCAGGTGCTTGAAAAGGTccataataataaaatacagaaaggaaacagaTCCCGCATCGTTCATCTAATTCCCAAAACGAAGGAGAGTAATCTCATTAGATGCAATGCCGGGATAACTTGCAATTGTAATGCCCAGCCCGTCACTGCGtctgtatgtatgcatgtaaGTCAGTCTACCGACGACCACCGACCATGCCGAGATTCGACCGGCCTGCGATACCGAGCTTGTGCTGCTGCTCTCTCTTGTCCCACACACCACTGCGGCCTTCTGCAACCGCAACCAACTCGTTCGCTACTCGCTGGGCAAACTTGCTGTCACGTCGTTTATCAGAGCCATCGATAATCCATTTAATCGCTGTCCTGCGACGTTGTCTCAGCGCGAGCGGAACCGGAATCTGCACCGacgcaccaccaccggcgaTACCTTTCTGCTGGCGAATCTTGATCAGAGGAGCAACGGAGTCGACAATCAAGGTGAGATATAGGACAGGGTTCAGTGGAAGCTGTGGGGCGGGGGGTCCAGGAAGCAGAGGCCGCTTGGGGTTGGGCTGAGGCGGAGGAGCAGTCCGGAGGTGGTCCAGAATGAACGCCATATCCTGCACAACAATGGAGCTTAGTATCTACACCATATATCTTATACGTAAATGTAGAGCAGTGATCTAATACCACCAAGGGTTTCACGTACCTTCTGCGCCCTACTCAGCTTGCCATCCGTCATTAAGAGTTTGGTAAATTGTTCGAGCAGCGAGTCATATCTCGTGCGGAAGTTCTCTGTCTTGGGAAGGGTCTCGACTGGGTCAAACTTGATCCCATCATGAAATTCCTCAGCCTGCTGGTTGACCTGAGAGATCATGCTGGCCATCACTGCGGCCGTTTGCTCATCGAAGCTCTTTCCTTGGCCATGTAATTCTGCCTGGCTCCGGCGAGTGGATGTCGAGAACGAGCGAGTACCAGTCGATGATTTGATCTGGTCTTGCATGACCTTGGGCATATGTTTCTGGGCTTCTTTGTCCCGTTGGAGGATCTACATGGAAAAAAAGTTAATAGGATTGTCCAATTTCCCGTCAATCGGAATAATAGAGGCATAGAGAAATCACACCAGGCGCTTACCTCTGAGATAGGCGTTCCTTGCTCCAACTCCGGACTCGCGGGAGTGCCATCGCATTTCTTGTCCATGATCTTGCTTATCTCCGCGGCCTCCTCGCTAACGTGAGGTAACGGGTCCTCTGTGGGAGCCTTGGGCCGCTCCGAGTTGTCTCCCCCCGACGCTGAGGAGTTGTATCTCTTCTGCATTGGCGTCGAGGACGACAAGCCAGTCTTCAAGCCATGGCGGGTGGATCGGTTGCTGTTGATAGTAGTAGCGATACTGGGTCGAGAAACGTTGATTGAGGTTTGGCGAAAGACCGGGACAGCGGTCCTCGCGTTGAAAAGGTTGAGACGGGGCGGCATGCCGAAACGCACTCTTCTAATGCTGAGCTGGAGTTAAAAAAAGGGTGGGCTACAGCTGAACCGACGATGGTCTCGTTCGCCCTCTGCTTTGGGAATTCCGGCGAACGATTTTCCTCTGCACGAGCGCTTAGTCATCATCCGCCAAGAATCGACAGGCTCatgaaagatgatgaagtcATACCGCTCCAGTACTAGTATAGaatagacaaggaaagagcaTCAAACAGAACTCCAGTCTCTTGTTGGCAGGGTTTTTAGATTCGTTCTTTTATCCTATTCTCTCAATGCCAAAGCCTAAGATCTTAATATTACACGAACCTAACTGTAGCATCAAAATTTGCTGTGTCCAACGATACATGACCTGACTCGATATGACCAAGAGAGTTCAAGgtgagacaaaaagaaagccaccGAGCACGACCAAATCAAATGTGCCATTTTCTCGCGAGATACGCAACAATATAGACCAAAGTGACTGACCCGCAGTACAGGTCCTTCGGATCCCGTATGAAAAGATTAAAGGGTAGCCCGGGAACCATCCAAGGATGAATTACAACAAAAATGAGAATCAAAAAGGAGGGACAGGAGCATCACATAGATAATTTAGTGGGTGGACAATGCAATCCGCCTTTGTCCTCGTCGTATCTTCACGTTTCTCGAAAGGGTAGAGATGAACACGCGGAAGGGGAACGGTAGATGCACCTTATCACAATCCACACTAATGCGCGTATCTAAATGTGAAATAGGGCGTCGTCGGTGGCCTGATCCGGGTATACATAGAATGCCAGAGCCAGAATCACGTACCTAAGAAATGCGTTAGTGAGAATCAAGTAGAAGGAACAATGACCACATACATTCCCAGACACAAGCCGCCTTCAAGATAGTTTGATTTTCCATCCTGGATAAGGAATGTTACAACCAAGCCAGAGATAAAAAAGGCAACGGTCTCGAAGATGTGGAAGTGGAGAGTCATATCCACATCCAGGATCCAGCCCAGAATAACGAGGAAGGGCGTGACAAAAAGAGCGATCTGCAGACTGCTGCCGATGGCAACCCCAATGGCAAgatccatctttcctttccaagCGACCACAACCGCTGTCACATGTTCCGCAGCATTTCCTACAATGGGAATGAGGATCAAACCAATGAAGGTTCGGCTCATACCAGTCTTCTCCACGATAGGGTCAATGCTTCCAACAAGATAATCGGCACATACGGCGACGAGAATTGTCACCACAACCAAGACAACGCAGGCAGCCCATGGGGAAAGGATatgctcttcctcctcttccgccaCATCATCGCCTGAATTTTCCGGGTCGGGGGTGGCTTCCTCAAAGAACGACGCGTGTGACTTAAGTTGGAAATAAAGGTACATCACATATAGAATCAGCAAAATGATAGCAGTGCCATGTGACAGAATGAGAATATTCTCGGTTCTGGTCTTTTCATCACCAGTTGAAGACAGAGATGCGTAAAGTGTCGCGGGGATGATcaaagaagcagatgcaacGGTCATCAGTGACGACATGGTCGACGCCACCGTTGTGTTGAAGGACTGTTCAGAGTAACGAATACCCCCAACAAAGAAGCAGCATCCTAACACCAGGAGGATATTAGACAGTATACTACCGAGCATACTAGCCTGAACGACACGGATCTGCCCATCCTTCAGGGCAATGATACTAACCTACCATCCCCCAAATTGTTAGCCCAAAACCAGAGAAAGGCTCAAGAATAGTGGATGGGACTTACGATTAACTCCACAGCGTTGCCAAAGGTAGCATTCATTAATCCGCCTAGGGCCTGACCCATCGCAGCTGCTAGCTCCTCGGTCGCGAAGCTCAACAGAGATGCCAGCGGCACGATTGCTAGGAAGTTCAATGTGAAAACAGCAGTACTATCCCAGCCAAGAGCGCCAGCAATAATGCCAAATGGCACGAACacgaggaggagattgacaTAATCTCGTACAAGGGTAGCCCATGTCAAGTGGACGACTCTTACCGGCCAGTAAGCCCACGGCCTGCGTTTATGGCGTGGAACAAGGCCGGAGTTGGCCCGAATAGTGTCACCGATCAGGGCATCTCTTTCGTTGGGCTCCCTAGAGCCATTCTGCGAGCCGCCAGTCATGCTTCTTCTCGAACCCCAAGTGTGACTGCGGAAACTTGTACGGAAATTTTTCGGCGCTGTACAAGAATTTCGTGAGCTTGAATTAGCctgatctcatcttcatgtCTCATGGGCCTAATCCTTCAAGTTCAGGGAGTAATGACAACGAAAGATGAAGTAACATTGACGCAGAGATAACGTACAAACTTAAGACTgtagaagaacaaagagacgaattcaaggagaaagagggcTGGGATGAAATCAAAGGGATCCACTCATTGAAGAAGTGACggggaaagggaaacaagaGGTGGGAGAGGAAATTATACGAAAACGCGGACGACTCGAATTTGAGACAGGAGGGCAAACACActgttgaaaggaatgatTGTATCTCCAGAGAATACAATCGTAAAGTGAAGAGGTAGGAGGAGTGAGATTGACGAAAGTACTTAAAAATGAAGGAATCACAAGTGGGTAGTGTGAGAGAATAAAGTAGTATAGTTAAACAGAaaaaggtgaagagggaATGAGTTTCCACCTACACATTTGAGTGGTGGTGTGGTGACAATTCGGCACCGCAACCCGCAATTACTCGAGAGAATGAGAGTCGCAAGATATCGACCAGTTTCTTGGACCTTGGCACGGGATTCAGTGAAGAACCGTTCGAAATTTGGCGCACTTAATGGAGCAGCAACGTATCCGGGTGGAGGTGACGTTATGCTGTGGCTTGTCGGCTGACGATTTCGCTGTAGAACCGTGTCAAGACTCAAGAGCAATTTATCCCTTAATTTTCTTCCAGGAATTAgactttgttcttctccaagctcGACCAGAGAGAGTGAGAGGCCAAGAAAACTAGAGAGCTAGGAAGGGTTGTACTGGGGACAGCAGCCACAACCATGGACCAGTGGACAAGGAGATAATAAAGGGCCGTGCGGAGTTTTAAATTCCAGAAAAGAGTTTTGCCCTCTCTCAATGGCGGTACCAGCGGTGGCTGGAAGTTGATCGGACCAAGCTAAGACGATGGGGTAATTTGGTGCCAGGACCGAATTGGCTCCAGCTTCTTGTCCCAAGACGTGCACAGCCTCAATCGGCGATGGTTAGAAACGGTCAGGGGATGGTTTGTGGGAAGCGAAGGGTTAGCAGGCGATTGGTAGTGGTTGCTACGCGAGGTCAAGGAACGGGAGGTTCGGATACCTGGGAGCGTTAAGGGCAGCAATCCCAGACCTTTTTAATCTAGGGGATTGGGGGGATCTATCCAGTGGTCGTCAAAAAATGATGACGTTGACACGCTGGGACTGGACTATTAGTACGTACTCCTTACTATTCAACCTTAATGGAGTCCACGCTTGATGCCCAAAAGGATTGGAAATCGCCGATTGGGGATTCCTTTAATTATTGGTTGAGAGAGATGATTGTATGGTATGAGCTTGAAAGGAAACTTTTCGTCAAGATGAACAAGTCGCATAACTCCGTGCCATTCCATGACTACTACTAATGAACTAGTAGTGGGGCCACATGCAGGAAAAGCttcattccttctttggGTTTAGTGGCCGGAGCTCCCAATTGATTACCCGAGCGTCAATCAGTTACTCAATACAGAGTAATACTACAGTGATACGAGTATTGGGTATAAGATGAATCAATGATAGCCAGttctgtacggagtaagtaaTTTTGGATGCATCAACAACTGGAACCCCACCTCATGCGACACACAATGACTGCGCTGAAACTTGTGCTGTTCTCAGTGTCCACTCGTGGATCTCATGGATCCCCGATCCTAGAGATACCCGCCAAGACTAAACACTGCCACAATTCTGTCTCCACTTTCGTCCCGTATTTTAGACTCCGAAAATCGAAGGAGTAGTAGTACGGAGTCGTAGATATATGTAAGTACGGTACTTGAGCAATCGTACAAGTACCTATTCGAAAGACACAGCCCTGGCTGGTGTACATTGTAAACCTTCTAGTCCACGTCATCGCCACAGGATATGAAAGTTCGGTGTGGCGCACTCTCCCACCTGAACGGGATATTCGTGGCTGGCTACcaatacatccatacatGCATCTTTAGTAGGACTTACTAGTACTATCATCACACTGCAGAGGTACTAGCCTCCATTTGTGAAGAAATACTACTAGCGTCGGGAGTTGGACCATACCCGGCTGACAACTTTCCCACCTCGCATCTGAAAACTTGGGTGATCAATGGATCATGGACAAAAAGATCACATGCGGCAGTCAGTGGATCAAGGCTTGCTCAGCCGCACCTGAAGCAAGACTTCTCGACAATCGAGTAAACTTGCGTACGATGCGGGTAAAGGAACCTTGAGCTACGACCAAAGAGATGTCTCACAAGCTTGGGAAAAGGCACGCGGATTGATATCTATAGCTACTGCTGTGCTGCGAGCACGTTCAATATACACACATGTAATCACTCAATTAGGTTCGACATGAACATGAAGACACCGACCTCGAACATTGCTGAACATACTATACCGCCCCGTCCTAAAAATTGTGAGGACTGAGGTTATATCAACTAACTCATTCCCCGAGAATGATGGTTTGAATACTCTATGCGCCGCCGAGTCCTATATATTGTTAGTGGTGCTAATGAACCCTGAAGAATGGGTGGTTAACTCACCTGCAGCAAGCGCGAGGTACCAAATCCGTGTCGCTCCCCCATCGATCACGCTATAGTCGAAGTTCGGTTGCGCGAAGAAATTCCAGGCTGACACTGGATCGATAAGGGCAAGATTTGCATATAAGACACCTTTCCATCCAGCTTGCACCTGCTCGGCCGGTGCTGCAGCATTAGTTGCAAAAAGGGCATCCCACTCTTCCTTGACGAACTTTTGGCTGCGTGTGTACGGCGAGACCGGTAAGAGCGGCAGCATGTGAATCCTATCCAGCACATTAGCCTCTTGTTTCTGGGCGATTGAAACAAACCACACGCAAGGATAGATGGACAAGAAATTCATACCCGTGAATATACTCTAGGTTGGCTCCAAAGTAGGTAGTGTGGTCCACCTTGTTTTCGAATAACTAAGTCGGTGTTAGTATGCCCCTTGTGATACTATAGGCCTATCACTTACTATGCCCGTCACCTTATTCGGAACAAAGACCGGGGGGTGATTCTTGTTGTCAGCCTCCAAGAGGAAATAATTATGGAGGCTCCGTCTCAAAATGCCCAGCATCAAGTTCCCTCTTGCTTCCATACTGGCATCTCCAATGGTCTTACCCCACATCTTTAGAGCATAAGCAAACATCGCATCTTCCGATGTCgactcttcgtctttcccgTCAAAGGATTCAAAAAGCCCTTTCGCCCATGAATGACCATGGAACCAGTCGAACCCAcgagaaaaggggaaaagtgGATCATTGGTAGCGGCATTTCCTGCATCACGGACAAGCATATTGACCCAATCTTTGTTGCCTTGAATCCAAGATGGATCAAGGGACCCGATGATTGCAGCGGCATGGATGAAGTAGCCGTAGTGAAAATGGTGGTCATTGTAATATGTGTTTCCGAAATCAGCCCCAGAATCACCACCGTCATAACTAGCCGAAGACACTACTCCCTTCCATACATTGTCGTACACCAGGGGAAATTGCTGCTTGTTATCAATAAATCGAGCGAAGGCCGTCTTTAGGTCCTTCAGAGCAGGGGCTGCAAGGTCGGGCTTGCCACCCAATTTGTCCACGGCGTATACGAGCGTAGCGAATTTGCTGAGAGCTTTGCCGCTGTAATACATGCTATTCAAGTTGGATTGATTGCCGACGTCCTGTTGCAGCTCTGTTGGTGCCACATCTATGATGACTTTTTGGGCCGCCGGAGAAATCGTGTCGACGCTGCCTGCGGACACAGACCACGGGGCAAATCCCATACCAACAGGCAGATCCTGTTCCACCATTGACCAAGTCTCCCCGATGACTGCTGTTGCATTGCCCTTTGTGGTTGTGCGCATCGTGATATTTGTCAGGCGGTCGTGGGTAGTTTTATCAAATGATTCCACGTGGTGCGGCAGAGCATACATCATCAATGGGGTACCGTCTTTATCTTTGCCCTCCTTCCCCCACGTGAGGCTGTATGTTCCCGTCTGACCAGATACAGCACCTTTCACCCAACCTTGTGTGGCATAGACACCAGACGAATTGTCGAATAGTTTCTCTCCCAATGTACCTGCTGGGTTTTTGGCCACCTGCACTGTTCCTGACCAGCCAGGAGGCCCACGCAGGTTGGTAGTGGACTCCAGATGGAGATTTGGATCTTTCCCATCATTTGAAGTTAGGTAAAGAAGCCAATTGGTCCCATCTGCAAGATCCACGGTATATTTGAAAATACCAGGTCTTGGAGAACCAGCAGAGACTACTTTGCTGAAGAAAACACTGCTCTGAATAACGGGCTGAAGGTTCGAATATATCCCGGTGACAAAACCCATGCCCTGTACTACGGGAAAGGTGATCCTCTCAGATGATCCACTCTGAGGTTGCAAGACAGCGTTCGCCGAGAATGGCAGCGGATTCTCTGTCATAAGCACAGTAGAGCCCCCCAATTCAGTTGCCGATAATATAATGGACTGGATACCAATAGGGTTCACGTAATATTGAACTGGGCTGCCTGGTATCTTGTCATTTTTCGGCCCCAAAGCAAGCTTGTCTGCCTCAATATGCGAGATAGCCATGCCGTAGCTTTTCGCATTCCCGTTCCCCTTTGCCCACGCAATCCCATATGGATGTGTGAAGGTTGTATTGGTTTGAGTCCCTAGGAACAATCCGGCGTAGAACTTGTTTGTTTCAATCGGGTCCGTGTTGTTCATCTGATAAAGTTAAGCTGGGTGCCAAACCTCATATACTAGGAAAGTCTTACTATGGAGGCCCTGGGGACTGGGTGGTCATTCCGTGACTTCACTGTTCCGGGAATTGGGCCGGTAGATACTGGCAGAAACACATCTTGACCGTTTGCCATTGTCGCCATGATTGTGCTGGTTGCTGGAATTGACTCAACGGATGTAGAAGTATCTTGAGGCTTAGCTGAGTGACTCGTGAGGCTACTTGTGCTACTCGAACTTGTAGACACTGGAACTGAGATAGAGGTTGGAGCGGTGGTAGGCGATGAAGTGGCCTCCGCAGGCCCGTTTATTGTTTCCTGTGAAGGCAATGTGACAGATGGCACAGGTGTCTCTGCTGGAGCGGTACTGGGTGCGTCTGAAGTAGCCGGTAATAAGCCGGGAAGTAGTCCTTCTAGCAACGAGACAGGGCCATACAAGTCGTTAATAGGACCGCCGAATCTATATGGGACCTCCTTCGGGTCCGGAGTGGGCTTCTGCAATTGATGGCCCTCCCGCTCAAGGCTGGTTGGGTAGTACTGTTTTATGTCAGTAGGTACATCGCTAACGGGTTGGTATGCGCTTACACCTTGCGTCTCGGGCAACAGTAATCTGGCGTTTGCAGCAGACGGGGGATACTGA encodes:
- a CDS encoding mitochondrial 37S ribosomal protein uS7m (predicted protein), yielding MPPRLNLFNARTAVPVFRQTSINVSRPSIATTINSNRSTRHGLKTGLSSSTPMQKRYNSSASGGDNSERPKAPTEDPLPHVSEEAAEISKIMDKKCDGTPASPELEQGTPISEILQRDKEAQKHMPKVMQDQIKSSTGTRSFSTSTRRSQAELHGQGKSFDEQTAAVMASMISQVNQQAEEFHDGIKFDPVETLPKTENFRTRYDSLLEQFTKLLMTDGKLSRAQKDMAFILDHLRTAPPPQPNPKRPLLPGPPAPQLPLNPVLYLTLIVDSVAPLIKIRQQKGIAGGGASVQIPVPLALRQRRRTAIKWIIDGSDKRRDSKFAQRVANELVAVAEGRSGVWDKREQQHKLGIAGRSNLGMVGGRR
- a CDS encoding calcium/proton exchanger (Ca2+/H+ antiporter VCX1 and related proteins), which produces MTGGSQNGSREPNERDALIGDTIRANSGLVPRHKRRPWAYWPVRVVHLTWATLVRDYVNLLLVFVPFGIIAGALGWDSTAVFTLNFLAIVPLASLLSFATEELAAAMGQALGGLMNATFGNAVELIVSIIALKDGQIRVVQASMLGSILSNILLVLGCCFFVGGIRYSEQSFNTTVASTMSSLMTVASASLIIPATLYASLSSTGDEKTRTENILILSHGTAIILLILYVMYLYFQLKSHASFFEEATPDPENSGDDVAEEEEEHILSPWAACVVLVVVTILVAVCADYLVGSIDPIVEKTGMSRTFIGLILIPIVGNAAEHVTAVVVAWKGKMDLAIGVAIGSSLQIALFVTPFLVILGWILDVDMTLHFHIFETVAFFISGLVVTFLIQDGKSNYLEGGLCLGMYVILALAFYVYPDQATDDALFHI
- a CDS encoding glucan endo-1,3-beta-D-glucosidase (predicted endo-1,3-beta-glucanase), with product MATMANGQDVFLPVSTGPIPGTVKSRNDHPVPRASIMNNTDPIETNKFYAGLFLGTQTNTTFTHPYGIAWAKGNGNAKSYGMAISHIEADKLALGPKNDKIPGSPVQYYVNPIGIQSIILSATELGGSTVLMTENPLPFSANAVLQPQSGSSERITFPVVQGMGFVTGIYSNLQPVIQSSVFFSKVVSAGSPRPGIFKYTVDLADGTNWLLYLTSNDGKDPNLHLESTTNLRGPPGWSGTVQVAKNPAGTLGEKLFDNSSGVYATQGWVKGAVSGQTGTYSLTWGKEGKDKDGTPLMMYALPHHVESFDKTTHDRLTNITMRTTTKGNATAVIGETWSMVEQDLPVGMGFAPWSVSAGSVDTISPAAQKVIIDVAPTELQQDVGNQSNLNSMYYSGKALSKFATLVYAVDKLGGKPDLAAPALKDLKTAFARFIDNKQQFPLVYDNVWKGVVSSASYDGGDSGADFGNTYYNDHHFHYGYFIHAAAIIGSLDPSWIQGNKDWVNMLVRDAGNAATNDPLFPFSRGFDWFHGHSWAKGLFESFDGKDEESTSEDAMFAYALKMWGKTIGDASMEARGNLMLGILRRSLHNYFLLEADNKNHPPVFVPNKVTGILFENKVDHTTYFGANLEYIHGIHMLPLLPVSPYTRSQKFVKEEWDALFATNAAAPAEQVQAGWKGVLYANLALIDPVSAWNFFAQPNFDYSVIDGGATRIWYLALAAGELTTHSSGFISTTNNI